TCTCTGAGCTGAGGCAGGACATCCCAGTAAGCCAACATCGCTATGCCAAGGCCTTGGAGGGCTGCGTCTCGCACCGCACCGACACTACTGGTACTCACTCGGCCTTCCATGCGCCGTCGAACGATGTCTGCGTTTACCACGAACGGCCATTTCGGAACAGCTTGCAGGACGATGCACTGGTGCTGCTGTAGTTCCAGCAGTGTGGAAGGTTTGCCGTGCTTATCCAGGTACTTCGGAGCGGCGCACAACACGCGAGGATTGGGGGCGACCCGCCTGGCAACCAAATCGGAATCGGGCAGCGGCGCGATCCGCAGCGCCAAGTCAAAACCGCGTCCGACGATATCAACCACCGAGTCTGAAACATCCAGCTCAACGCGCAGCCCAGGATACTGCTGGAGCAATCGCTCAAGTATCGCTAGAACAATGGACTGGCCGAAGACGCTTGGCGCCGTCAGCCGCAATACTCCGGTGACCTGGCTCGAAGCAGGCTTTAGGTGTGCAAGCGCACTTTCCTCGGCCTCTATCATCGTGTGGGCGTATGGAAGAAAAGCTTCGCCTTCTGCGGTGAGCGAGACCGACCGCGTAGTGCGGTGAAACAACCGAACCCCTAGCTCTTCCTCCAGCGCAGCTACTCGCCGGGAAACCTGCATCGGTGCCACGTCCAGCTGCCGGGAAGCCGCTGACAGACTGCCTGCTGCGACCACCGAAAGAAACACTCGAACGTCCGCTACCAACATCATTACATCCTATTTTGTTATACCGGTTTCACAGTTGAACGGCTTGGTCAGGGTACAGACGCACCGTAGCATTCGCAATTATAGGTAAGTAAGTACCCATCTTGAGAGTGACGAGGTCTAGCATGCCCGATTCGAATCCCGCTATTTTAACGCCTTACGATATTAATCGGCTTGAACTACCCAATCGCTTGGCAGTCGCTCCGATGACGCGTGTGAGTGCCACCCCGTCAGGCCTGGCTACCGATGCAATGGCTCGATACTACGAGCGCTTCGCCCAAGGCGGGTTCGGTTTGATCATCACTGAGGGTATTTACACCGACCAGCAATTTTCCCAAGGCTACCCCTTCCAGCCGGGCATTACCGACTATGAACAGGCTCTCGCCTGGCGTGCGGTGACGGATCGAATTCATGCTCATCAAGGCGCCGTCTTTGCTCAGGTCATGCATGCAGGTGCCCTGAGTCAAGGTAACCGCTTTAGCGGCCAAACCGCTGCCCCCTCTGCGGTTCGGCCCAAAGGGGAGCAAATGGGTTTTTACTATGGAGAAGGCCTGTACCCTGTTCCTAAGGCGATGACTGATGAAGACATCGCTGACGCCATCGCAGGGTTCGCCCAGGCGGCAATACGATCAGTTGCCGAGGCGGGTTTCGATGGCATTGAAATCCATGGCGCAAACGGCTACCTGCTTGACCAGTTTCTTACGGATTACGCCAATAATCGTCATGATCGTTGGGGGGGGTAGTACGCAGCAGCGGATGAGGATGATCCTTGAAGTCGTCAAAGCGGTCAGGCAAGCGGTGCAGAATTTCCCGGTTGGGATACGAATCTCTCAAGGCAAGGTCAACGACTTCGTGCACAAATGGGAAGGCGGCGAGCAGGATGCCGAGATTATCTTTGGTCTGCTGGAAGACGCTGGCGTCGACTTTATCCACGTGACCGAGTTCGAGGCCTGGAAACCGGCATTTGCTACCAGCAGTGCCAGCTTGGTCGCATTGGCGCGTCGATACGCGCCTAGAACGGCGCTTATCGCAAATGGCGGTCTGCACGAGATGGCGCATGCTGAGTCGATGCTCGCTGCGGGCGCCGACATCATCGCCGTGGGGAAAGCAGCACTGGCAAATCCCGACTTCCCGAGCCTGCTGTGTGCCGGCAAACCTGTCGCTCCATTCGACGCCTCAATCCTTGCACCCATCGCCAATATCAAAGAGCAGGAGCTGGCGCTTTGAGCAACTAGCCTGGTGTGCTTCGGCGCAGATCTCCGATCATCGCGTTTTTGCAATCACCCCCGTCATGTATTGATTGAGGTCGCGAAAATCCTTAACGCTCCAGGCGTGCGGCGGAATCTTCACGCCGTTCTCCTGCAAGGTCTTTGGGATCAAGTTTCCATTTGGGCGCAGTATCACCGACGCTACAATAACGCCTGGATAATCGCTCAGCCGTTTCTTGAAAGCAGCCGTTGTAAGGTCAGGTGTTGGTGGGTCGCTTTTATTGGCCAGCGCCCCGGTCCCCTTGATATCGGCGCCGTGGCACACGGCACACCGCTGTATGTAGAGATTTTTGCCATTGGCAGTCTCTGCGAGCGCGTGGGGTGTTTGTGCGAGTGAGAAAACCCCTAGTAAAACGAAGAGCGATCTTCTAAATTTAAGTTGGCATTGTTGCTGAAACAGGTTATCCAACATCCCGGTGGGTTCCGACATTCTTTCTTCCTTGGGTGTCAGCGCAGGGCAGGGCAGCCTACTTGCCGCTGTGGCCCCGGGGATGTTATCAGCTCCTGCCAGACTCGTTTTCCCTGCGCGCGCCGCGTAGCGGCTTCGAATACACCGCGTCGCTAAATCAACTCTTTATGTCCCTTTCGCGAAAGTTACGAAATACATGAACTAAGTATTTGTCCTCAGCGATTCTTCCCGCTGCACGGCATCACCAGAATAGCCGCCCTCAATTTGAACCGTCAGCCTGACGCGATGACCACAAAGTTGGCCACGGCGGCTGTCGGCCTTGCATGCGCCCGTTGCTTAGGGCTGATGTAACCCATACCGAATGCTAGGAAAGGAAAGTGTCATGGGAATGACCAGGCGTAAATTTTTGATCGGCGGTGGCGTCGTGGCGGCTGCAGCGGGTGCGGGGATCCTGACCCCTATGCTGACGCGCGAGGGTCGCTTGATCCCCGGCAAACCACGGTTTGGCTTTGTAGAAGGCACCGAGGGAACGTTGCCCAAGCAAGCAGACGTGGTCGTCGTCGGCGCTGGCATTCTCGGTCTCATGACCGCGATCAACCTTGTCGAGCGTGGCCTGTCGGTCGTCGTCGTTGAAAAAGGTGAGATTGCCGGCGAGCAGTCCTGCCGGTTCTATGGCCAGGTCATGACCTACAAGATGCCGGATGCGACCTTCCAGTTGCACCACCTTGGCAAGCAACGCTGGCGCGAGATGAATGCCAAGGTCGGTGCTGACACCAGCTACCGCACTCAAGGCCGTGTCGAAGTGCCTTTCGACGAAGAAGACCTGGAAGGCGTCAGAAAGTGGATCGACCTCAAAACCCGTGAGGTTGGCTCGGACATCCCCTTCAAGACCCGCATGATTCAAGGCACTGAACTTGAGCAGCGCCTGCGCGGCGCTTCGTCCAGCTGGAAGATCGCAGGCTTCGAGGAAGACTCGGGCAGCCTGGACGCCGAGCGTGCCTCGTACGTCATGGCCGACTACGCCAAGAAAATGGGCGTGCGCATCTACACCCACTGCGCCGCGAGGGGGCTGGAAACCCAAGCAGGTGTCATCTCCGACGTGGTGACAGAGAAGGGCGCCATCAAGACTTCTCGCGTCGTCGTGGCCGGTGGTGCCTGGTCCAGGCTGTTCATGCAGAACCTGGGGGTCGATGTGCCGACCTTGCCGGCCTACCAGTCCCAGCAGATCATCAGCGCTGCACCTCGTGCACCTGGCGGTAACGTGGCGTTGCCTGGGAACATCTACTTCCGCGAGCAGGCTGACGGCACCTACGCCACCTCGCCGCGCGTTGTGGTTGCGCCGGTGGTCAAAGAGTCGTTCATGTATGGCTACAAATACCTGCCACTGCTGGCCATCCCTGACTTCCCGGTTCACGTCGCGCTCAACAAGCAGTTGATCGATTCGTTCCTTCAGCCAACCAGCTGGAAACTGGATGAAGTGTCGCCGTTCGAGAAAAACAGGCTGATGACGGCGGCCCCTGATCTTCCAGAGCTCAATGCATCGCTGGCAAAACTCAAGGTCGAGTTCCCAGCCTTCAGCGAGTCGAAACTGATCGATCAGTGGAGCGGCGCCATGGCGATCGCCCCGGACGAGAACCCGATCATTTCGACGGTCAAAGAGTATTCTGGCCTGGTCATCAATACCGCGACCGGTTGGGGCATGACAGAAAGCCCGGTGTCTTCCGAGTTGACGGCCGACCTGCTGCTGGGCAAAGCCCCGGTGCTGGACCCAACACCGTTTAGCCTGTATCGATTCTAAACCCCGTTACGACAATGGAATGACCGTGCACGCCTCGTCGAGGCGTGCACATCACCCGTGGTAATCAATTAGGAGAAACACATGAAGGTCGCTTTCAAGACCGTTGCTGCATTGGCCCTGACAATTGCTGGTGCCGGGAGCGTTCATGCACAGGATGTTGTGCGCCATAGCGCAGGCAGTTTCCCCATTTCGGCAGCTGTGGAAGTTCCTGCAGGCAAGACCGTCGTTTATCTGAGCGGCTCTGTTCCGTCGGCTATCCACCCTGAGGCAGCCAAGGATTCGCTGGAATCCTACGGTGATACCAAAGCACAAACCATCAATGTGCTCGAGAACATCCAGAAGCAGCTCAAAGACCTCGGTCTGGGCCTGAAGGATGTGGTGAAGATGCAGGTGTTCCTGGTAGGCGGCCCGGAGAACGGCGGCAAGATGGACTTCGACGGCTTCATGGCCGGCTACACCCAGTTCTTCGGCCCAGACGCCAAGCAGCCAGTTCTGCCTGCACGTTCCGCGTTCCAGATCGCAGGCTTGGCTCACCCAGCCTGGCGCGTAGAGATCGAAGTCACCGCAGTTCGTCCCTGAAAGGGATGCCTGCTGAAAGCAGGCGCGGCCTAGCCACGCCTGCCTGCGTACCTTGCCTCAGCGGGGGTTGACCACCGCGGCCGAGGTACGTAGCACCAGCAGGGCGCCCAAGGCGATGACCAGCGACAACAGGTACAGCGCCAGGCTGGCGCTTTGCGTGTTATCACGCATCCAGCCGATGAGGTAGGGCGCGACGAACGCCGCAACGCTGCCCAGCGAGCTGATCAGCGCCAGCCCCGGCGCCAGTATCGGCCCGGCCAGGTAGGCCGGTGGCAATTGCCAGAACATCGGCAGCGCGCTGCTGGCGCCCATGCCGGCAATGGCCAGCCCGGCCATGACCAGTAGCGGTGACTGCGGCTGCAGGCCGGTCAGGGTCAAGCCCAGCGCGCACATCAGAATCGGCACGCACAGGTGCCAGCGCCGCTCCTTGCGGTGGTCGGACGAGCGCCCCACGGCAATCATGAACACGCACCCCGCCAGATAAGGCACGGCACTGAGCAGGCCGACCTGGCTATCGTGGGCAATGCCCGAGCCGTGGATCAGCGCCGGCATCCAGAACGCCAGGGTGTTGACCGCCAGCATGACCGCGAAATAGATCGCCACCAGCAGCCAGACCTGGCCATTGGTGAAGATGCCGCGCCAGGAACTGATCTGTTTGCGCGCTTCTTCGCCGGCCAGCGTTTGCCGCAGGGCGTGCTTCTGCTCGTCGCTGAGCCAGCGCGCGTCTTCGATCCGGTCGTCCAGCCGTGCCAGTATCACCAGCCCCAGGGCCACGACCGGCAGGCCTTCGATCAGGAACATCCACTGCCAGCCGCGCAGCCCGGCGGTGCCTTGCATGTGTTCGAGGATCCAGCCCGACACCGGGCCGCCGACCACGCCAGCCATGGGTACGGCCAGGGTGAACAGGGCGGTGATCGACGCCCTGCGCCCGGCTGGGAACCAGCGGTAGAGGTAGACCAGAATCCCTGGGAAGAAACCAGCTTCGGCCACGCCCAGGCCGAACCGCAGGGCGTAGAACCCATGCGCGCTGTCAATCAGCAGCATGGCGCTGGAGAGCAACCCCCAGGTCACCATCATCAGGGCGATCCAGCGCCGTGGGCCGAGTTTGTCGAGCACCAGGTTGGCCGGTACGCCGAACATCGCGTAGGCCACGAAGAACAGCCCGGCACCCAGGCCATACACGGTGTCGGAGAATTGCAGGTCGTTGCTCATCTGCAGCTTGGCGAAGCCGATGTTGATGCGGTCCAGGTGGGCGAATACGTAGCTGACCAGCAGCAGCGGCATGATTCGCCAGCTGACCTGGCGGTGGGTACTGGCAATGCTCTGCGCGTGGTGCAGAGACGCGAGGGTCTGGCTCATGAAATGACCTCGAAGGGCAGGTGTAAGGGGGTTCACCAGAGTTTCAGGGTGTAGCTGACGATCAGCCGGTTCTCGTCCATGTCGCTGGCGTAGCTGGAGCGGTAGGCCGCGTTGCGCCAACGCACGCCCAAGCCCTGGAAGTAGCCGGCCTGGATGACGTAGGCGAGGTCGGTGTCGCGCTCCCACTCACGGCCGTCGGCAGCGCTGGTGCGGATCTCGTCGCCGCGCACATAGCGGGTCATGAAGGTCAGCCCGGGTAGCCCGAGGGCGGCGAAGTTGTAGTCATAGCGAGCCTGCCAGGACACCTCGCCGGCGTTGGTGAAGGTGCCGATCGTGACCAGGTTGGCGGTGTAGGGCGGGGTGTAGCCGTTCAGGGTGGGGAAGGCGTCGTTGCCGTACATGCGCTGGTAGCCCACGCCGAACTTGTGCGCGCCCACGCTGAGGGTGCTCATCATGTTGAAATTGCGGTTGTCGACGCTGCCGGCCTTGGCGGTGCCGGCGCTGTTGCTGTCGAAGTAACGCAGGTCGCTGAGCAGCGACATCCCCGACGCCAATGGCAGCGTGTGCACCAGGCCGTAGAAGTCTTGCCGGTAGACGTCGTGCAGTTCGCCGCGAAAGACGCTGGCGATCAAGCCGTGGCCCACGTCGTAGCTGGCCCCCAGTACGTCGAAGGCGCCGCTGTCGAAATCGGCGCTGCGCCCGGCCAGGTACATGCGGTCGCTGCCCGACGACTCACGGGTACGTGAGCGCCAGAGTTGCCCGGCGGTCAAGGTCAGCCGTTCGATGTCCTGCGACTGCAGCAGCGCGCCGTCGAACGTCTGTGGCATCAGGCGCATGTCATCACGAAAGACCACGGGCAGGGTTGGGGTCAGGATGCCGACATCGAGGCGGGTCTTTGACACCCGCAGCTTGCCGGTGACCCCCATGTGGCTGAAGTTGTCCACCGGCCTGCCTGATTGCGAGCCGAAAGGCAGCGTGCCGTCGCCGCTGCGGCCACGTCCCGAGTCGAGCTTGACCCCCAGCAGGCCGAGATAGTCCACGCCGAACCCGACAGGCCCTTCGGTGAAGCCCGATTGCATGCGCAGCATGAAGGCTTGCGACCAGTTGCCGACTTGCGAGGCCTTGGCACCACTCTGGCGAAAATCGCGGTTCTGGTAGAAATTGCGCAGCTCCAGGCTGCCCTGGCTGTCGCCAACGAAGTCGGCGCGGGCTGGCAGTGGCAAGGCCAATGCTGCCAGCAGCGCCAGGCGCAGGCAGGTGATACCCCGTTCAGGCTTGAACATGTGATGTCCCTTTTATTGTTGTTATGGACGGCTGCCGGCGCTGGCTTCAGCCGACCTTGCGGCTGGCGTGCAGGCGTTCGGCATCGGCACGTTTCTTCAGGTAGATGCGGGTGGCGACGGCAGGCGCGTCACTGGCTACGGAGATTTCGTAGTGGTGGTCGTCGCGGTCGTCGAGCGCGGCTTCCAGTGCCCCGAGGCCCTCGACGTCTTCGTTGAAGGCGGCGAACAGCTGCTCGTGCATGTACTCGCCCAGGGCTTCATCGTGCTGGGCGAAGTCGCGGCCATGGACGATGAAGTAGTGCAGGCTGTTGGCGGTTTC
The sequence above is drawn from the Pseudomonas putida genome and encodes:
- a CDS encoding c-type cytochrome, whose amino-acid sequence is MLDNLFQQQCQLKFRRSLFVLLGVFSLAQTPHALAETANGKNLYIQRCAVCHGADIKGTGALANKSDPPTPDLTTAAFKKRLSDYPGVIVASVILRPNGNLIPKTLQENGVKIPPHAWSVKDFRDLNQYMTGVIAKTR
- a CDS encoding OprD family porin, with amino-acid sequence MFKPERGITCLRLALLAALALPLPARADFVGDSQGSLELRNFYQNRDFRQSGAKASQVGNWSQAFMLRMQSGFTEGPVGFGVDYLGLLGVKLDSGRGRSGDGTLPFGSQSGRPVDNFSHMGVTGKLRVSKTRLDVGILTPTLPVVFRDDMRLMPQTFDGALLQSQDIERLTLTAGQLWRSRTRESSGSDRMYLAGRSADFDSGAFDVLGASYDVGHGLIASVFRGELHDVYRQDFYGLVHTLPLASGMSLLSDLRYFDSNSAGTAKAGSVDNRNFNMMSTLSVGAHKFGVGYQRMYGNDAFPTLNGYTPPYTANLVTIGTFTNAGEVSWQARYDYNFAALGLPGLTFMTRYVRGDEIRTSAADGREWERDTDLAYVIQAGYFQGLGVRWRNAAYRSSYASDMDENRLIVSYTLKLW
- a CDS encoding LysR family transcriptional regulator; this translates as MLVADVRVFLSVVAAGSLSAASRQLDVAPMQVSRRVAALEEELGVRLFHRTTRSVSLTAEGEAFLPYAHTMIEAEESALAHLKPASSQVTGVLRLTAPSVFGQSIVLAILERLLQQYPGLRVELDVSDSVVDIVGRGFDLALRIAPLPDSDLVARRVAPNPRVLCAAPKYLDKHGKPSTLLELQQHQCIVLQAVPKWPFVVNADIVRRRMEGRVSTSSVGAVRDAALQGLGIAMLAYWDVLPQLRDGSLIEIALSDAGMEQLSVWAVTPSRRYVPARVKVFLQMLETELAKRG
- a CDS encoding FAD-binding oxidoreductase — encoded protein: MGMTRRKFLIGGGVVAAAAGAGILTPMLTREGRLIPGKPRFGFVEGTEGTLPKQADVVVVGAGILGLMTAINLVERGLSVVVVEKGEIAGEQSCRFYGQVMTYKMPDATFQLHHLGKQRWREMNAKVGADTSYRTQGRVEVPFDEEDLEGVRKWIDLKTREVGSDIPFKTRMIQGTELEQRLRGASSSWKIAGFEEDSGSLDAERASYVMADYAKKMGVRIYTHCAARGLETQAGVISDVVTEKGAIKTSRVVVAGGAWSRLFMQNLGVDVPTLPAYQSQQIISAAPRAPGGNVALPGNIYFREQADGTYATSPRVVVAPVVKESFMYGYKYLPLLAIPDFPVHVALNKQLIDSFLQPTSWKLDEVSPFEKNRLMTAAPDLPELNASLAKLKVEFPAFSESKLIDQWSGAMAIAPDENPIISTVKEYSGLVINTATGWGMTESPVSSELTADLLLGKAPVLDPTPFSLYRF
- a CDS encoding RidA family protein, with translation MKVAFKTVAALALTIAGAGSVHAQDVVRHSAGSFPISAAVEVPAGKTVVYLSGSVPSAIHPEAAKDSLESYGDTKAQTINVLENIQKQLKDLGLGLKDVVKMQVFLVGGPENGGKMDFDGFMAGYTQFFGPDAKQPVLPARSAFQIAGLAHPAWRVEIEVTAVRP
- a CDS encoding MFS transporter; this translates as MSQTLASLHHAQSIASTHRQVSWRIMPLLLVSYVFAHLDRINIGFAKLQMSNDLQFSDTVYGLGAGLFFVAYAMFGVPANLVLDKLGPRRWIALMMVTWGLLSSAMLLIDSAHGFYALRFGLGVAEAGFFPGILVYLYRWFPAGRRASITALFTLAVPMAGVVGGPVSGWILEHMQGTAGLRGWQWMFLIEGLPVVALGLVILARLDDRIEDARWLSDEQKHALRQTLAGEEARKQISSWRGIFTNGQVWLLVAIYFAVMLAVNTLAFWMPALIHGSGIAHDSQVGLLSAVPYLAGCVFMIAVGRSSDHRKERRWHLCVPILMCALGLTLTGLQPQSPLLVMAGLAIAGMGASSALPMFWQLPPAYLAGPILAPGLALISSLGSVAAFVAPYLIGWMRDNTQSASLALYLLSLVIALGALLVLRTSAAVVNPR